GTCGCGCGGAGCTGGTCGCGGCGCGCTTCGAGGTCGTCGCCGAGCAGCTCGGAGGACAGCGGGGTGTCGACGAAACCGGCGGCGATGAGGTTGACCCTGATCGGCGCGACCTCGACCGCCAGGTTGGCGATCAGGGCGGGCAGCGCGGCGGTGCCCGCGGCGATGAGCGACAGGCCGGGCCCTCGGCTTCGGCCGCCGGTGCCGCCCATGAAGAGCAGGGTGCCGCCGGGGCGCACCCGGCCGACGGCATGCTGGGCGACGGCGACGGCCAGCCACACGTGTCCGTCGAAATCGCGATGCGCCCGCTCGCGGTCGAGGTCGGCCAGGGGCGCGTAGTAGGGGCCGCCGGCCGTGACCATCACGTGGTCGATCGTCTCTGGCAGGGCTCCGAAGAACCGCGCGAGGGCGTCCGGATCGGTCGCGTCGAAGGCCGCGCTGTCCAGCGCGCCCACGTCGGCCGCCGCCCGCTTGAGGCGGTCGGGGTCGCGACCGGTCACGATGACCGCCGCGCCCTCGGCACGGGCGCGGCGGGCGGTCTCGAGCCCGATGCCGCCGCTGCCTCCGATCACGACGACGGTCTGCCCGGTGAGCTCGGGCGGACGCTGGGCGGCGTCGGACGTTGCGGTGGTCATGTTTCCTCCCGTTCGCTGATCATGCGGTCAGTTCTCGGTCCGGCCGGACCATGCAGCGTTCCTTCTCTTCGTTCCCGAATTCGGCGGGTCCTGCAG
The sequence above is a segment of the Actinomadura coerulea genome. Coding sequences within it:
- a CDS encoding SDR family oxidoreductase produces the protein MTTATSDAAQRPPELTGQTVVVIGGSGGIGLETARRARAEGAAVIVTGRDPDRLKRAAADVGALDSAAFDATDPDALARFFGALPETIDHVMVTAGGPYYAPLADLDRERAHRDFDGHVWLAVAVAQHAVGRVRPGGTLLFMGGTGGRSRGPGLSLIAAGTAALPALIANLAVEVAPIRVNLIAAGFVDTPLSSELLGDDLEARRDQLRATLPIERVVGPADVAALAVHLMANTALTGATYDIDGGQQLIHRT